One genomic segment of Bradyrhizobium prioriisuperbiae includes these proteins:
- a CDS encoding efflux RND transporter periplasmic adaptor subunit, with product MSSRLRCRVSRDPGSGIGAGLRAACVLSVVAVLAGCNDRNAVAAKPPTLVRTETVQLKDRQASVTLTGDVQARVRAELSFRVSGRVIERLVDVGAHVNAGDVLARIDPTEQQADLDAATAAVSAAESQVRVATATFERQKTLMGNGFTTRATFDQAQEALRTAEGSLESAKAQLGTAKDALGYTELRASAAGVITARSLEVGQVAQAAQSAFTLAQDGDRDAVFDVYESIFFRQPGGDKIALVLVSDSKVMAQGHVREVSPTIDPKTATVRVKVAIENPPPAMTLGSAVIGTGKWKPVQRIVLPWSALMADAVKPAVWVVDGKTKTVSLKEVAVDEYETGTISIKSGLSPGDRVVTEGGKLLSPGQTVTFDGERAS from the coding sequence ATGAGCAGCCGTCTCCGATGTCGTGTCAGTCGTGATCCCGGATCCGGCATCGGCGCCGGGTTGCGCGCCGCTTGTGTGCTGTCCGTTGTGGCGGTGCTTGCCGGCTGCAACGATCGCAATGCGGTCGCCGCAAAGCCGCCGACCCTGGTTCGCACCGAAACCGTGCAGTTGAAGGATCGCCAGGCCTCCGTCACCCTGACCGGCGATGTCCAGGCCCGGGTGCGGGCCGAACTGTCGTTTCGTGTCAGCGGCCGCGTGATTGAGAGGCTGGTGGACGTCGGCGCCCATGTGAATGCCGGTGACGTGCTGGCGCGGATCGATCCCACCGAGCAGCAGGCCGATCTCGATGCCGCCACCGCCGCGGTGTCCGCGGCGGAATCCCAGGTGCGGGTGGCGACGGCGACGTTTGAGCGGCAGAAGACCCTGATGGGCAACGGCTTCACGACGCGAGCGACCTTCGATCAGGCCCAGGAGGCGCTGCGCACCGCCGAGGGCTCGCTTGAATCCGCCAAGGCGCAGCTCGGCACCGCGAAGGATGCGTTGGGCTACACCGAGTTGCGCGCCAGCGCCGCGGGCGTGATCACTGCCCGTAGCCTTGAAGTCGGCCAGGTGGCGCAGGCCGCGCAGTCGGCCTTCACGCTGGCGCAGGACGGCGACCGCGACGCCGTGTTCGATGTTTATGAGTCGATCTTCTTCCGCCAGCCGGGAGGCGACAAGATCGCGCTGGTGCTGGTGTCGGATTCGAAGGTCATGGCGCAAGGCCACGTGCGCGAGGTGTCTCCGACCATCGATCCGAAAACGGCAACCGTGCGGGTAAAGGTCGCGATCGAAAACCCGCCGCCGGCCATGACGCTCGGCAGTGCGGTCATTGGCACCGGGAAGTGGAAGCCGGTGCAGCGGATCGTTCTGCCGTGGAGCGCGCTGATGGCGGATGCCGTCAAGCCTGCGGTCTGGGTGGTGGACGGCAAGACCAAAACCGTGTCGCTCAAGGAGGTCGCGGTCGACGAGTACGAGACCGGAACGATCAGTATCAAGAGTGGGCTGTCGCCGGGTGATCGTGTTGTCACCGAGGGCGGCAAGCTGCTCAGCCCGGGGCAGACGGTGACTTTTGACGGGGAGCGCGCATCATGA